The Campylobacter concisus DNA window AACGGCAACTGAAGCTATAAGATCGCTATCGGCGCAGATTATTGATTCTGCTAATGTAGAAAATCAAATGGCTGATAAGATCGATCAGCTTAGCCGTGATGCCGAGCAGGTAAAATCTGTCCTTGTTGTTATCAATGATATAGCTGATCAGACAAATTTACTTGCTCTTAACGCAGCTATCGAGGCTGCAAGAGCAGGTGAGCATGGACGCGGTTTTGCTGTTGTTGCTGATGAAGTTAGACAGCTAGCTGAGAGGACTCAAAAGAGTTTAACTGAGATAAATGCAACTATCAATGTCATCGTTCAAGCGATCAATGATAGCAGTGAGCAAATGGGTATCAACTCTAAACAGATCCAAGAGTTAACTCACGTGGCAAGCGATGTTGAAAAAACTATAAATGTTATGAGTGAGACAATGAATAACGCTATAGCAATGTCTGATAAGACTATGCAAGACTACATCGCAACTGGCAAAAATGTAAATGAAATCATGGAAGGCATCTCAAATATCAACCAGATTTCATCTGAAAATGCTAGAAGTGTTGAAGAGATAGCTTCAGCAGCAGAACATCTAAATAAGATGACAGATGCATTAAATTCAAAACTTAGTGTTTTTAGAACTTAAGAACTTATCTACAAAACTAATATTTTTAGGTCTAGCTCTTGCTAGACCTTTTTAAATTTATTGATAAAAATTTCTAGTATATAAAATCAAATTTTTATAGATAATGATATAGAAGCAGGGGGGGCTTTGCAAATTTGCAAAGCCAAATTTATTTTCTATTTTCGTCTAGGACTTTTTGCATACTCTCTCTAGTCGCCTCTAGCCAGTTTTCTTTTGAAGTATCGACTATATCAAGACAAAAGAGCTTGATGTCTGCTTTTTTAAAGCTAAATTCTTTTACTTTCATCGCATCGCTTCCTACAATAACGATAGGCTGAACTTTTAAATTTAGCTTTTCAACTAATAGTTTTGCACCGCCCTTAAAAGGTAAAAGCTTATTAGTTTGAGATCTAGTTCCTTCGGGAAATATGGCTAAAACGCGACCATTTTCAACTCTATCTTTTGCTTCACTTAAAAGCTTTATTAGTGAATGTTTATTTTCACGCTCAACCGCTATCATTTTTGGCAAGCTTAAAATTTTACCAATTATAGGAATTTTACCGATCTGTGCCTTTGCGATCCAGCAGACATTTTTTGGGTGAAGCTCTTCGATGACGATGATATCAAGCATGCTTTGGTGGTTTATAAGTAAGATATTTGCCTCATCACTAAAATTGCCTATCACTTCAAGTTTATATCCACCAAAAAACCTTTGCGATCTTCCCCAAAATTTTCTTATGGCTCTATTTTTATCATTAAATAGCCACATAAAAAAGACGACAAGAATAACGCTGATAACAAACTCAATAGCAAAAAATAAAGCTCTAATTTTTGACAAGATTATCCTTTTTTACCCAGCCAATCTTACCATCAGCAAATAAAATTTTAGAGTAGTCACCTTTTGTGTCTAAAATTTCTACATTTTCATTTTTACGGGATGTGTAAAAGATGGTTGAGTTTTTTGTAGGCAAGATCGAAACGCTAATATCTGGTTTTAGAACGGCCTTGCCAAAAGGGTTGTAGGTATAAATTCCAAGTGCTATAAAAATGGCTGCTACGAAAAAGTAGCTAAGCCTTCTGCGCCAAATAGCTAATAATATAAAAATTACCGCACAAGAGTAGATCGTGACATCTTTATAGGTGCTAAACTCACTTTGTTTTGGATTTAGTCCGATCTGTGTGCTGACATCGTCATCTTCAACACTCACTGGCAAAGAAAAGCTTTCAAATTTAGCCTTTTTTAGGTTGTAATAATTAAAGTCAAGCGATTTTTTGTTTGGCTTAAATACTGCAAAATAATATGCACTTTGTGAGTTAAAGTCGCCATTTATCGTATCTACGCCTTGCTTTAAGATTGTCTTATTTTCTATATTAAAAGCACTTAGATCTACGTTGTTACCATAAATTTCTACAACCATGATATTGTTTATATCATCAAATTTTGTTGTCTTAAATTTCTTAACTTCAAGATTATCGGCCACGATATGGTTGTAGTTCTCATCGCTTCTAAGCTCTTTTAGCTTTGGTAAAAAGATATTTATACTTGAGCTTTGATAGTTTTCGCCATTTCTTTTTAGGGTTAAGCTAACTTTTAAAGTCTTTGCATCAATGCTTGTTGCCTCAAGATAAAAAGTACCTACATATTTGTTGTCTTCGCTTTTTACCCATTGAAAATTTTTCTTATTTAGCCATTTGATATTTGTTTCATCAAGCTGTGTCTCAAACTCAAACTCAAAGTCATTTTGTGTATCAGCCACTATCTCAACACTAAAAATTTCTCCTATAACAACATTTTTTGGTACATTTGTGGCTTTTAAAAGAAGCTCTTTTACTTTGATCTTATCATATACTTGATTGTCTGGGACACTAATATCTGGCTCGTTTGTTGGCACGATGTTTCGCATCTGCTCTGGAGTGATACGCTCTGGCTGTGGTGATACAAATTTTCTTGAAAAATCTTGTTCTTTTGGCGGTTTTTGAGTTTTTGGATTTGAAGTAGGGCTATTTACAAATTTATCCTCCCTAGCTTCGTCCATCATGTCAAAAACGCTTACTTCGTCGGTATTTACAGCAAATAAATTTAGTACGAGCAGGGAAATAAAAAGAAAATGTTTTACCAAACTAAACCTTTTAGCATCTTCATACCATCATCTGTACCTAAAATTTTCTCACAAGCACGCTCAGGATGAGGCATGAGGCCAAATATTCTTTTGCTTTCATCGCAGATTCCAGCTATATTGTCGACTGAGCCGTTCGGATTTATTTCGTTACCTGTAGCATCACAGTATTTTAGTAATACTTGATCGTTGTCATAAAGGCCTTTTAGAGTGGTTTCGTCAGTATAATAGTTGCCCTCGCCGTGAGCGATAGGTATATTTACTATTTCATTTTTGGCTAAATTTGCTAAGAATTTATTGTTATTTGATATTACCTTTAGGTGGTGGTATTTTGAGACGAAATTTAAATTTTCATTTCTTCTCATTGCACCCTTTAAGAGTCCAAGCTCAAGTAGCATCTGAAAACCATTGCAAATTCCTAAGATATAGCCGCCTTTTTTTGCATGCTCTTTTACAGCTTGCATAGCTGGGCTAAATTTAGCTATCGCAGCTGTTCTTAGATAATCTCCATAGCTAAAACCACCAGGCAAAACGACTAGATCAGCATCAATCTTATCTTCTTTATGCCAGATTATTTGTGTTTGGCAGCCAAGTAATTTAAATGCGTGAGCTGTGTCTTCTTCGCAGTTTGTGCCAGGAAAAAGTATGATCGCTACTTTCATAGTACGATCTCATAGTCTTCGATGACGGTATTTGCTAAAAGCTCTTCACACATCACTTTTAGCTGCTCATTTGCTTTGTTTTTATCGCTCTCATCGATATCTAAAACGATTTGTTTGCCTATTCTGACATTTGATACACCGCTAAATCCAAGAGAATTTAAAGCATGCTCCACTGCTTTGCCAGCAGGGTCAAGGACCCCGCTTCTTAATGCTATATTTACAACAGCTTTCATCTTTGTCCTTAAGAAAGAATTCTTCTTAAAACTTCTTCGTAAGCGACTTTTACGCTACCAAGGTCTTGTCTAAATCTATCTTTATCAAGTTTTTCATTTGTTGTTGCATCCCAGAATCTACAACTATCAGGGCTTATCTCATCAGCTAAAATGATATTGCCGTCTTTATCTATACCAAATTCTATTTTAAAATCAACTAGTTTTAGATCTCTTTCGGCAAAAAATTTAAATAATATAGAGTTAATCTCTCTTGCTGTATGTCTTAGAGTTTGAAGATCTTTTTCGCTCTTTACTAATCCCATAATGATACAGTGCTCATCTGTTACTAATGGATCGTGCAAATCGTCGTTTTTGTAGTAAAACTCAACAAGTGTAAAAGGTAAAACTGTGCCTTCTTTTATGCCAAGTCTTTTGCTAAGTGAACCAGTTGCGATATTTCTAACAACAACTTCAAGAGGTATGATCTCACATTTTTTGACTACTTGCTCAGTGTCGCTGATAGTCTCAACTAAGTCAGTCACGATGCCTTTACTCTCCAAAAGCTTAAAAAGCTGTGTTGAAATTTTATTATTTAATGCGCCTTTTCCAGCTTCGTTGCCTCTTTTTTGAGCATCAAATGCTGTTAGATCGTCTTTAAATTCAGCCACAAGCAGATTTGCATCGTCTGTGGCATACATTTTTTTACCTTTCCCCTCGTAAATAAGCTCTCTTTTTTGCATGGAGATCTCCTTCTAATTTATTGTTTTATTTTTAAAATTTTGATCGTATCAATTGCCGTTTTTAATTGAATATCTTCATCAACTTTTTTTTGCGTGATTATCTTTTTATCATCTTTTGCTTCAGTTTTATTGCCCTCGCTTGTAGGATTTATCTTATTTAGCTCGCTTTTTAGGTGCGCTTTTAACTCGCTCTCTTTGATACTAAATGCACTATCGTCGCTTTGTGGCAC harbors:
- a CDS encoding lysophospholipid acyltransferase family protein translates to MILSKIRALFFAIEFVISVILVVFFMWLFNDKNRAIRKFWGRSQRFFGGYKLEVIGNFSDEANILLINHQSMLDIIVIEELHPKNVCWIAKAQIGKIPIIGKILSLPKMIAVERENKHSLIKLLSEAKDRVENGRVLAIFPEGTRSQTNKLLPFKGGAKLLVEKLNLKVQPIVIVGSDAMKVKEFSFKKADIKLFCLDIVDTSKENWLEATRESMQKVLDENRK
- a CDS encoding SH3 domain-containing protein, whose translation is MVKHFLFISLLVLNLFAVNTDEVSVFDMMDEAREDKFVNSPTSNPKTQKPPKEQDFSRKFVSPQPERITPEQMRNIVPTNEPDISVPDNQVYDKIKVKELLLKATNVPKNVVIGEIFSVEIVADTQNDFEFEFETQLDETNIKWLNKKNFQWVKSEDNKYVGTFYLEATSIDAKTLKVSLTLKRNGENYQSSSINIFLPKLKELRSDENYNHIVADNLEVKKFKTTKFDDINNIMVVEIYGNNVDLSAFNIENKTILKQGVDTINGDFNSQSAYYFAVFKPNKKSLDFNYYNLKKAKFESFSLPVSVEDDDVSTQIGLNPKQSEFSTYKDVTIYSCAVIFILLAIWRRRLSYFFVAAIFIALGIYTYNPFGKAVLKPDISVSILPTKNSTIFYTSRKNENVEILDTKGDYSKILFADGKIGWVKKDNLVKN
- the purQ gene encoding phosphoribosylformylglycinamidine synthase I, which translates into the protein MKVAIILFPGTNCEEDTAHAFKLLGCQTQIIWHKEDKIDADLVVLPGGFSYGDYLRTAAIAKFSPAMQAVKEHAKKGGYILGICNGFQMLLELGLLKGAMRRNENLNFVSKYHHLKVISNNNKFLANLAKNEIVNIPIAHGEGNYYTDETTLKGLYDNDQVLLKYCDATGNEINPNGSVDNIAGICDESKRIFGLMPHPERACEKILGTDDGMKMLKGLVW
- the purS gene encoding phosphoribosylformylglycinamidine synthase subunit PurS, which produces MKAVVNIALRSGVLDPAGKAVEHALNSLGFSGVSNVRIGKQIVLDIDESDKNKANEQLKVMCEELLANTVIEDYEIVL
- the purC gene encoding phosphoribosylaminoimidazolesuccinocarboxamide synthase, which codes for MQKRELIYEGKGKKMYATDDANLLVAEFKDDLTAFDAQKRGNEAGKGALNNKISTQLFKLLESKGIVTDLVETISDTEQVVKKCEIIPLEVVVRNIATGSLSKRLGIKEGTVLPFTLVEFYYKNDDLHDPLVTDEHCIIMGLVKSEKDLQTLRHTAREINSILFKFFAERDLKLVDFKIEFGIDKDGNIILADEISPDSCRFWDATTNEKLDKDRFRQDLGSVKVAYEEVLRRILS